From a single Fulvivirga ulvae genomic region:
- a CDS encoding response regulator, whose amino-acid sequence MKKKILVIDDDEAMRWLIKKMLEKDYIVDVFSNVANALKHMNQFGHPDVIVTDIHLPVIDGKDFLTNLKTNGLYAGIPVVVISSFRDEKTKSYCLEAGADEYIVKPFNPEKLIERLDNLITNKRKENSLIN is encoded by the coding sequence ATGAAGAAAAAGATATTAGTAATTGACGACGATGAGGCAATGAGATGGCTCATTAAGAAGATGCTTGAGAAAGACTATATTGTTGATGTATTCAGTAATGTGGCAAATGCACTGAAACATATGAATCAATTTGGTCATCCGGATGTTATTGTAACTGATATCCATTTACCGGTAATAGATGGAAAAGACTTTCTGACTAATCTCAAAACCAACGGACTTTATGCCGGGATCCCGGTAGTTGTTATCTCATCTTTCAGAGATGAGAAGACAAAAAGCTATTGTTTGGAGGCAGGCGCTGATGAATACATAGTAAAACCTTTTAATCCCGAAAAACTTATTGAAAGGCTCGACAACCTTATAACCAATAAACGAAAGGAGAACTCTCTAATCAATTAA
- a CDS encoding acetyl-CoA carboxylase carboxyltransferase subunit alpha, which translates to MLLDFEKPIAELEAKLEDMKKIAQESDVDVKDAVKSLETKIKNLKKETFSNLTRWQRVQLSRHPERPYTLDYIYEMSDDFIELHGDRTVKDDKAIVGGFATISKQTFMIIGQQKGRNTKQRQLRNFGMANPEGYRKALRLMKMAEKFNKPIITLIDTPGAFPGLEAEERGQGEAIARNLKEMFMLKVPVICIVIGEGASGGALGIAIGDKVLMLENTWYSVISPENCSTILWRSWDYKEQAAEAMRVTSHDMLDLKLIDGIINEPLGGAHTDLKGMSKEMKKVILEHTKELQAMTPEERIEKRIDKFCQMGVVKE; encoded by the coding sequence ATGCTATTGGATTTCGAAAAACCCATTGCAGAGTTAGAAGCTAAGTTGGAAGACATGAAAAAGATCGCTCAGGAGAGCGATGTGGATGTCAAGGATGCTGTAAAATCTCTGGAAACTAAGATTAAAAATCTGAAAAAGGAAACATTTAGTAACCTCACACGCTGGCAGCGTGTTCAACTGTCAAGACATCCTGAGCGTCCTTATACGCTTGACTATATCTATGAGATGTCTGATGATTTTATTGAACTTCACGGAGACAGAACCGTGAAGGATGATAAAGCCATAGTAGGAGGTTTTGCTACTATAAGTAAACAGACTTTCATGATTATCGGTCAGCAAAAAGGGCGTAATACCAAGCAAAGACAGCTACGCAACTTTGGGATGGCCAACCCTGAGGGTTATAGAAAAGCCCTTCGTTTGATGAAGATGGCTGAAAAATTTAATAAACCTATTATTACATTAATAGATACTCCGGGTGCATTTCCCGGGCTTGAAGCTGAGGAAAGGGGACAAGGGGAGGCTATAGCCCGTAATCTTAAAGAGATGTTTATGCTCAAAGTGCCTGTTATATGTATTGTAATTGGTGAGGGAGCATCAGGAGGAGCGTTGGGCATTGCTATAGGTGATAAAGTACTTATGCTCGAGAATACCTGGTACTCAGTGATATCGCCGGAAAACTGTTCCACCATCCTTTGGAGAAGTTGGGATTACAAAGAGCAGGCTGCTGAAGCCATGCGCGTAACATCCCATGATATGCTTGACCTGAAACTTATCGATGGTATCATCAATGAGCCACTTGGTGGTGCTCACACAGATCTTAAGGGGATGTCTAAGGAGATGAAAAAGGTTATACTTGAGCATACAAAAGAACTCCAGGCCATGACTCCAGAAGAAAGGATTGAGAAGAGGATAGATAAGTTCTGTCAAATGGGTGTAGTAAAAGAGTAA
- a CDS encoding outer membrane beta-barrel protein: MKKTLLAVIMVAAVVSFAQAQTEQGSILAGGSVSMEFENNKRETGSTTVDRGNSFYASFNPNVGYFFMDGLAVGLELGVSSSTFKADQSDYESRNTSLSFGPFVKYYHKSNFFGLGSFAVGSAKSEVDDNGTSEVKYGLFNWRLGAGYAVFLNDHVSLEPMLSYGSNTLKNKDADPEIKTLDNGLMISVGFQIFL, from the coding sequence ATGAAAAAAACATTACTTGCAGTTATTATGGTGGCGGCTGTTGTCAGCTTTGCACAGGCTCAGACAGAGCAGGGAAGTATTTTGGCAGGAGGAAGTGTTTCCATGGAGTTTGAAAATAATAAACGAGAGACAGGGAGTACTACTGTTGACAGAGGTAACAGCTTTTATGCGTCATTTAACCCTAATGTGGGGTACTTCTTTATGGATGGATTAGCCGTGGGTCTTGAATTGGGAGTATCGTCATCTACCTTTAAAGCCGACCAGTCTGACTATGAGAGCAGAAATACGTCATTGAGTTTTGGGCCTTTTGTAAAATACTATCACAAGAGCAACTTTTTTGGTTTAGGAAGTTTCGCAGTAGGATCTGCAAAAAGTGAAGTAGACGATAATGGAACAAGTGAGGTTAAGTATGGTTTATTCAACTGGAGGCTTGGTGCTGGGTATGCGGTATTTTTAAATGATCATGTCTCTTTGGAACCAATGCTTTCTTATGGTTCCAATACGCTTAAAAACAAAGATGCTGATCCGGAAATTAAAACCCTTGATAATGGTTTGATGATAAGTGTTGGTTTCCAAATCTTTTTATAA
- a CDS encoding sugar transferase, producing the protein MKESYVLDFQSLKHDSSLMGETAKVEHKKKGNVFFIGEYGDLCLDLKLENYDVHNVKDINEGVKILLHNANSSAEQLPDVIIISKKITADSVETIKSLKKRKSLIEIPVIIIAEKFDEEERDLAIKVGAEDYYTDNISAKYLSLRIEFLTRLKTLSNSHEEEVGIKPKPSLHNGDSFKMWSLKRAFDIAVSATLLLIISPVLLIVAIAIKLDSKGPVFYISKRAGKGYQIFNFYKFRSMRQDADQIVNDLKHLNQYNNGDDALFFKVKNDPRITRLGAFLRKTSLDELPQLFNVLKGDMSLVGNRPLPLYEAEKLTQDQWALRFLAPAGITGLWQITKRGKEEMSEAERVALDMEYAQKNSFWYDLKIMLKTPTALLQTEDV; encoded by the coding sequence ATGAAAGAAAGTTATGTTTTGGATTTTCAATCTCTCAAGCATGATAGCTCTTTAATGGGGGAAACTGCCAAAGTAGAGCATAAAAAGAAGGGAAACGTGTTTTTCATTGGAGAATACGGGGATTTGTGCCTGGACCTTAAGCTTGAAAATTATGATGTACATAACGTTAAAGATATTAACGAGGGTGTTAAGATCTTACTTCATAATGCAAATTCGTCGGCAGAACAACTTCCGGATGTAATTATCATAAGCAAGAAAATTACAGCTGATTCCGTAGAGACCATAAAATCTCTAAAGAAAAGGAAAAGTCTCATAGAGATTCCTGTAATTATCATTGCGGAAAAATTTGATGAAGAAGAGCGTGACCTGGCTATCAAAGTTGGGGCTGAAGACTACTATACAGATAACATTAGTGCCAAATACCTTTCTCTACGTATTGAGTTTCTTACAAGGCTTAAAACTTTATCTAACTCTCATGAAGAGGAAGTTGGTATAAAACCTAAGCCATCCCTTCACAACGGAGATTCATTTAAAATGTGGTCGCTTAAGCGTGCTTTTGATATTGCAGTATCAGCAACATTACTTCTTATCATCAGCCCGGTATTACTGATTGTTGCCATTGCTATAAAGCTTGACTCCAAAGGCCCTGTATTTTACATATCAAAAAGGGCTGGCAAGGGTTACCAGATTTTCAATTTCTACAAATTCAGGTCAATGCGACAGGACGCTGACCAGATAGTCAACGACCTCAAACACCTCAATCAGTATAATAACGGTGATGACGCCCTGTTTTTCAAAGTTAAAAACGATCCAAGAATTACGCGCCTGGGTGCTTTCTTAAGAAAAACAAGTCTTGATGAGTTACCTCAGCTTTTCAATGTATTAAAAGGCGATATGTCACTTGTTGGTAACAGGCCCTTACCGCTCTATGAAGCTGAAAAGTTAACGCAGGATCAATGGGCACTCAGATTCCTTGCTCCTGCAGGCATCACAGGTTTGTGGCAGATCACTAAAAGAGGGAAAGAAGAAATGTCTGAAGCTGAAAGAGTTGCATTAGATATGGAATATGCTCAGAAAAACTCTTTTTGGTACGACCTGAAAATTATGCTAAAAACGCCTACTGCGCTTCTTCAAACTGAAGACGTATAA
- a CDS encoding PAS domain S-box protein, giving the protein MKRSVIIGLCVFLLTLLLTQFLAYQQYHIVKEHEAKKVQHELHSLSDRVKAMLKYSMSATHILGFLVEKYGVPEDFDSIADDILDSHKYIDALQLTRKGVITHVYPLIGNEPALGFDVLNDSMVSKEALKAIEKRELFFAGPLNLRQGGKGVIGRLPIFIDGDFFGFSVVIIKLSTLLDAFGVRNHDDNFKYQLSKANPVTGEQEYFLKDEFDPAQEASVFIEVPDGAWKLYVSSSPDVMIYYSAIAFSVVGILFSFLVGSFVYQWVEKPAKLKKLVEEITLKLLTTQENSKTTLDRVSDAFVSFDENLLCTYINQRAIEIFDLSSEQVIGRNILDRFPELTESSWYETFERAMSLQEYQCVEYFFAEKNKWLESHFYPSDNGISLFIRDVTEQKSAEERLANSEKYFRTLIENSANAIVLMDSEGNVRYQSPSTVRVSGYSLTQILEIDWLDLVHPDDRNNVVRIFKNVLRSPGKLLRSEYRFKHRSGRYIWVEGYYINLLEDSNIGAIVYNYYDVTERVKTQQAISHEKYLSDSIINSLPGIFYLYDRHGRFIRWNENFEIISEYSSEEVSQMHPLDFFDDKDKELLRGKIESVFVKGKDDVESYFFTKTGKKIAYYFTGCSVRIEGQEYLIGMGIDITQRLEAETKALAEYREKETTLNRINDAVFSLNRSWEYTFLNDAALKIHPLGRSKTIGKTFLAVHPELEESPFYKMFEQAMQTKEVLETEGYYSSLQLWFSAKAYPSDDGLTIFFRDISEKKEAEQEILGLINDLQEKNRNLRQFSYIVSHNLRAPLANILGLAEIINQSAEVDKTCIQAMAGEAQRLDRVVRDINSIISVREVETDKTEPVSFKEEFKWAVNQLSADVDLSSATISDNFHITHIDSLKNYIRNIMLYLLSNAIIYKHTDREPVVHVQTSNEGSFVCLSVQDNGRGIDLKKYGDKIFGLYKRFHNDDSMSGRGVGLNMVKTMTESLGGYVEVTSKVHEGSVFKVCLPRFNKMEK; this is encoded by the coding sequence ATGAAAAGATCCGTTATAATTGGCCTTTGTGTTTTTTTACTGACCTTATTACTTACTCAGTTTCTGGCTTATCAGCAGTATCATATTGTTAAAGAGCATGAGGCAAAAAAAGTCCAGCATGAGCTTCACTCTTTAAGTGATCGGGTAAAGGCCATGCTAAAATACAGCATGTCGGCTACTCATATATTGGGGTTTCTCGTTGAAAAATATGGTGTTCCTGAAGACTTTGACAGCATAGCTGATGATATTCTTGATTCCCATAAATATATAGATGCCTTGCAACTTACCCGCAAAGGGGTGATTACTCATGTATATCCGTTAATAGGAAATGAACCTGCCCTGGGCTTTGATGTGCTTAACGATTCAATGGTAAGTAAAGAAGCTCTAAAAGCAATTGAAAAGAGAGAGCTCTTCTTTGCCGGACCCCTGAATCTCAGGCAGGGCGGTAAAGGGGTAATAGGAAGGCTTCCTATATTTATAGACGGTGATTTTTTTGGATTCTCTGTTGTCATAATTAAACTATCTACCCTGCTGGATGCCTTTGGAGTTCGAAATCACGATGACAATTTTAAATACCAGTTATCCAAGGCTAACCCGGTAACAGGTGAGCAAGAGTATTTTTTGAAAGACGAATTTGATCCTGCTCAGGAGGCCTCTGTTTTTATCGAGGTGCCAGACGGGGCCTGGAAACTTTATGTAAGCAGTTCACCTGATGTAATGATCTACTATAGTGCTATTGCATTCTCTGTCGTGGGTATTTTGTTTTCATTTCTAGTGGGTTCATTTGTCTATCAATGGGTAGAGAAGCCGGCAAAGCTAAAAAAACTTGTAGAGGAGATAACCTTAAAGCTTTTGACAACCCAGGAAAATTCAAAAACTACACTGGACCGTGTTAGTGACGCTTTTGTTTCATTTGATGAAAACCTGCTATGTACCTATATCAATCAGAGAGCCATAGAAATATTTGACTTGAGTTCCGAACAGGTAATAGGCAGGAATATACTGGACCGGTTTCCCGAATTAACAGAAAGTTCGTGGTACGAAACTTTCGAAAGAGCAATGTCTTTACAGGAGTATCAGTGTGTTGAGTACTTTTTTGCGGAGAAAAACAAATGGTTGGAGAGTCATTTTTATCCATCCGATAATGGGATTTCTTTATTCATCCGAGATGTAACCGAGCAAAAGTCAGCTGAAGAACGGCTGGCTAACAGTGAGAAGTACTTTAGGACACTAATTGAAAACAGTGCCAATGCTATTGTATTAATGGATAGTGAAGGTAATGTCAGGTACCAAAGTCCTTCAACAGTTAGGGTAAGCGGGTATTCGCTTACTCAAATACTTGAAATAGACTGGCTTGATCTGGTACATCCTGATGATCGGAATAATGTTGTGAGAATCTTTAAGAATGTACTTCGGTCACCTGGAAAATTATTGCGCTCTGAGTACAGGTTTAAGCATAGAAGCGGCCGGTATATATGGGTAGAAGGTTACTATATCAATTTGCTGGAAGATTCGAATATAGGTGCCATTGTCTATAATTATTATGATGTAACAGAAAGAGTTAAAACTCAGCAGGCCATCAGTCATGAGAAATACCTTTCAGATTCTATCATTAATAGTTTGCCGGGTATTTTCTATTTATATGACAGACATGGCAGGTTTATTCGCTGGAATGAAAATTTTGAAATAATATCAGAATATTCTTCCGAAGAAGTGAGCCAGATGCACCCCCTCGATTTTTTTGATGATAAGGATAAAGAGCTTTTGAGGGGTAAAATTGAATCAGTATTCGTAAAAGGGAAGGATGATGTTGAATCTTATTTTTTCACTAAAACCGGGAAAAAAATCGCCTATTACTTTACTGGATGCAGCGTACGTATTGAAGGGCAGGAGTACCTTATAGGGATGGGTATTGATATTACTCAAAGACTTGAAGCGGAAACTAAAGCTTTGGCAGAGTATCGCGAAAAGGAAACTACCTTAAATAGAATAAATGATGCGGTATTTTCCCTGAACAGATCCTGGGAGTATACATTTTTAAATGATGCAGCCTTAAAAATCCACCCATTGGGAAGAAGTAAAACTATCGGCAAGACTTTTCTCGCAGTTCATCCCGAGTTGGAGGAGAGCCCTTTCTATAAAATGTTCGAGCAGGCCATGCAGACCAAAGAAGTGCTGGAGACCGAGGGTTATTATTCTTCCTTGCAATTATGGTTTTCTGCAAAAGCTTATCCCTCGGATGACGGTTTAACCATATTTTTCAGAGACATTTCAGAAAAGAAAGAAGCAGAGCAGGAAATTCTGGGGCTTATTAATGATCTTCAGGAAAAAAACAGGAACCTCAGGCAGTTCTCTTACATTGTTTCACACAATTTAAGGGCCCCTCTAGCCAATATCCTGGGGCTTGCCGAAATTATCAATCAAAGTGCCGAAGTTGATAAAACCTGTATTCAGGCAATGGCAGGTGAGGCACAACGTCTTGATAGGGTGGTGAGAGATATTAATTCAATTATTTCTGTTAGAGAAGTTGAAACTGACAAAACTGAACCCGTATCATTTAAAGAAGAGTTTAAATGGGCTGTAAATCAACTGTCAGCTGATGTTGATTTATCTTCCGCTACTATTTCAGATAATTTTCATATTACTCATATTGACTCTCTGAAGAACTACATTCGTAATATCATGTTATATCTGCTATCTAATGCAATAATATACAAACATACCGATCGCGAACCTGTTGTTCATGTACAAACCAGTAATGAAGGATCATTTGTTTGTTTGTCAGTTCAGGACAACGGGAGAGGGATAGATCTGAAGAAATATGGAGATAAGATATTTGGACTTTATAAACGATTTCATAACGATGATTCCATGTCAGGCAGGGGTGTGGGGCTTAATATGGTAAAGACAATGACCGAGTCTCTTGGCGGGTATGTTGAGGTAACTAGCAAAGTGCACGAAGGCTCAGTTTTTAAGGTATGTCTTCCCCGTTTCAATAAAATGGAAAAATAA
- a CDS encoding response regulator translates to MNRNVLLIDDDPIANMINKELFKIKGHSVVTYTNPKEALVYLKSIIPTSEFIPEIILLDINMPEMDGWEFLDDYRNTSFALNSNCRLFMLTSSIDPEDKYKSTLYPVVKGFISKPLTVEWIEKL, encoded by the coding sequence ATGAACAGAAATGTCTTGCTTATAGATGATGATCCTATAGCGAATATGATCAATAAGGAATTATTTAAAATTAAAGGTCATAGTGTAGTTACTTATACCAATCCCAAGGAGGCATTGGTGTATCTTAAATCTATTATACCAACATCAGAATTTATACCTGAGATCATACTGTTGGATATCAATATGCCTGAAATGGACGGGTGGGAATTTTTAGATGATTATCGAAATACATCATTTGCTTTGAATAGCAACTGCAGGCTGTTTATGCTTACTTCATCAATTGATCCTGAAGACAAATATAAATCTACACTATACCCCGTTGTAAAAGGCTTTATTTCAAAACCATTAACAGTGGAATGGATTGAAAAGCTTTGA
- a CDS encoding urocanate hydratase, with product MNFKELILQGIPDELPAKKEYDKEVNHAPKRKEILSKDEKELALRNALRYFEPRHHSILVDEFREELDKFGRIYMYRFRPDYEMYARSINEYPHQSKQAAAIMMMIQNNLDPAVAQHPYELITYGGNGAVFQNWAQYLLTMQYLSIMTDEQTLHMYSGHPMGLFPSSKDAPRVVVTNGMMIPNYSKPDDWEKFNALGVTQYGQMTAGSYMYIGPQGIVHGTTITVLNAGRKISKGGEDLTGKVFVTSGLGGMSGAQPKAGNIAGCISVVAEVNPKATHTRHSQGWVDEVVDNIEGLVKRVKQAKENKEVVSIAYQGNVVDIWEEFDRQNIHIDLGSDQTSLHNPWAGGYYPVTLGFEEANQMMANEPVKFKDHVQESLRRQAAAINRHTAKGTYFFDYGNAFLLEASRAGADVMADNGIDFRYPSYVQDIMGPMCFDYGFGPFRWVCTSGKPGDLAKTDEIAANVLEEIMKNSPERIQQQMADNIKWIKAAGENKLVVGSQARILYADAEGRAKIATAFNDAIRKGEIGEVVLGRDHHDVSGTDSPYRETSNIYDGSRFTADMAIHNVIGDSFRGATWVSIHNGGGVGWGEVINGGFGMLLDGTEDAQRKLENMLFYDVNNGIARRSWARNDEAMFAIKRAMERNGQLKVTIPNLVDESILKG from the coding sequence ATGAATTTTAAAGAGCTGATACTTCAGGGCATACCTGATGAATTGCCCGCAAAAAAAGAGTATGATAAAGAGGTGAACCATGCACCCAAGCGGAAGGAAATATTGAGTAAGGATGAGAAGGAGTTGGCCTTACGAAATGCTTTGAGGTATTTTGAGCCACGTCATCATAGTATCCTGGTTGATGAATTCAGGGAAGAGCTGGATAAATTTGGCAGGATATACATGTATCGTTTCAGACCTGACTATGAAATGTATGCCCGGTCAATAAATGAGTATCCTCACCAGTCTAAGCAAGCCGCGGCTATTATGATGATGATCCAGAACAATCTTGACCCGGCTGTCGCGCAGCACCCGTATGAATTGATTACGTATGGAGGAAACGGAGCAGTTTTTCAAAACTGGGCGCAATATCTGCTTACTATGCAGTATTTATCAATAATGACCGACGAGCAGACACTCCACATGTATTCCGGTCATCCGATGGGGCTTTTCCCGTCTTCAAAGGATGCTCCGAGAGTAGTGGTGACGAATGGAATGATGATCCCTAATTATTCAAAACCGGATGATTGGGAGAAGTTTAACGCTCTTGGGGTAACTCAATATGGACAAATGACCGCCGGTTCGTACATGTATATAGGGCCGCAGGGTATAGTCCATGGCACCACCATTACTGTGTTGAATGCTGGTAGAAAAATCTCAAAGGGTGGTGAAGATCTGACAGGAAAAGTGTTTGTGACTTCCGGGCTTGGAGGAATGAGCGGAGCTCAGCCCAAAGCTGGTAATATTGCCGGTTGTATTTCTGTAGTGGCAGAGGTAAACCCAAAAGCCACGCATACCAGGCATTCTCAAGGCTGGGTGGATGAAGTTGTAGATAACATTGAAGGCCTGGTAAAAAGGGTTAAACAAGCGAAAGAGAATAAAGAAGTTGTTTCCATAGCCTACCAGGGCAATGTAGTTGATATATGGGAGGAATTTGACAGACAAAATATTCATATTGACCTGGGGTCCGACCAGACATCTTTGCATAATCCATGGGCAGGAGGCTACTACCCGGTAACACTTGGCTTTGAAGAGGCCAACCAGATGATGGCTAATGAACCTGTAAAATTCAAAGACCATGTTCAGGAATCGCTGAGAAGACAGGCCGCAGCCATTAACAGGCATACAGCAAAGGGAACATACTTTTTTGATTATGGCAATGCATTTCTGCTGGAAGCTTCAAGGGCCGGTGCAGATGTAATGGCAGATAATGGTATTGATTTCAGGTATCCTTCTTATGTGCAGGATATCATGGGGCCGATGTGTTTTGATTATGGCTTTGGACCGTTCCGCTGGGTTTGTACCAGTGGTAAGCCCGGGGATTTAGCCAAAACTGATGAAATTGCTGCTAATGTGTTGGAAGAAATTATGAAAAATTCCCCCGAGCGCATTCAACAGCAAATGGCTGATAATATTAAATGGATCAAAGCTGCAGGCGAGAATAAGTTGGTTGTAGGCTCCCAGGCGAGGATACTGTATGCAGATGCTGAAGGCAGAGCGAAGATAGCCACTGCTTTTAATGATGCAATTAGGAAGGGAGAAATAGGAGAGGTGGTATTAGGCAGGGACCATCATGATGTTTCCGGGACTGACAGCCCCTACAGAGAGACATCCAACATTTATGATGGCTCTAGGTTTACCGCTGATATGGCTATCCACAATGTTATTGGAGACTCCTTCCGGGGAGCAACCTGGGTATCAATCCACAATGGTGGTGGAGTAGGTTGGGGAGAGGTGATCAACGGTGGCTTTGGTATGCTGCTTGACGGGACAGAAGACGCTCAAAGAAAACTGGAGAATATGCTGTTTTATGACGTTAATAATGGCATAGCCCGAAGAAGTTGGGCCAGAAATGATGAAGCCATGTTTGCAATAAAACGGGCCATGGAGAGGAATGGTCAGTTAAAGGTGACTATACCTAACCTGGTGGATGAATCAATTTTAAAGGGATAA
- a CDS encoding MBL fold metallo-hydrolase — translation MNLHVINTGYFKLDGGAMFGVVPKSLWSRTNPADENNMCSWAMRCLLIEDGDQLILIDNGIGNKQSDKFFSHYDLHGDASLQKSLNQAGFSHDDITDMFLTHLHFDHCGGGVKYNGQDKLELVFKNAKYWSNESHWQWATEPNAREKASFLKENIVPMQESGHLNFVPLDGSSPFSQFDIITADGHTDKQMIPRISYKDRVIVFMADLLPSTGHIPLPYVMGYDTRPLLTLSEKEAFLKEAADNEYILFLEHDPVNECCTVKHTEKGVRLDKTFSLKEVL, via the coding sequence ATGAATTTACATGTAATTAATACAGGATATTTTAAACTCGACGGTGGTGCAATGTTTGGCGTTGTACCCAAATCTTTATGGTCAAGAACCAACCCTGCTGATGAAAATAATATGTGCAGTTGGGCTATGCGATGTTTACTGATAGAGGATGGTGATCAACTCATATTGATAGACAATGGTATCGGCAATAAGCAGAGTGATAAGTTTTTTAGTCATTATGATTTACATGGAGATGCCAGTCTTCAGAAATCCCTGAACCAGGCAGGTTTTAGTCATGATGATATCACTGATATGTTTCTTACACACCTACATTTTGATCATTGCGGTGGAGGTGTGAAGTATAATGGGCAGGATAAGTTAGAGCTGGTGTTCAAAAATGCTAAATACTGGTCCAATGAAAGTCACTGGCAGTGGGCAACAGAACCTAATGCACGGGAAAAGGCAAGCTTTTTGAAAGAAAATATTGTGCCCATGCAGGAAAGCGGCCATTTGAATTTTGTTCCCCTTGATGGCAGTTCACCTTTTTCTCAATTTGATATTATTACCGCTGACGGGCATACTGATAAGCAAATGATCCCCAGGATCAGCTATAAGGATCGCGTAATTGTTTTTATGGCTGACCTGCTTCCTTCCACAGGTCATATTCCGCTTCCCTATGTAATGGGCTATGATACACGCCCATTACTTACATTATCAGAAAAGGAGGCTTTTCTCAAAGAAGCTGCAGATAATGAATACATACTTTTTCTGGAGCATGATCCTGTAAATGAATGCTGTACCGTAAAGCATACTGAAAAAGGCGTAAGGCTGGACAAAACCTTTTCTCTAAAGGAGGTGCTTTGA
- a CDS encoding patatin-like phospholipase family protein — protein MKVGLVLSGGGARGIAHLGVIKALQEAGINFSEISGTSAGSIVGALFSYGYTTDDILDIVKEVKAFRFLQPAMSWRGILKMDVMHKFLEKYIPQNNFEALKIPLHVAATNLRTGLTEFFSTGKLIGAICASSCIPVLFDPIEFEGELYIDGGILNNLPCEPLRKNCDVIIGSHSNPIDHNFEPKNARLVMERALLLAIGCNVYSRSSQCDFFIEPLGLESYKVLDLTNVDDIYKIGYEQAVKQIKEQKITETCKV, from the coding sequence ATGAAAGTGGGACTGGTATTATCCGGTGGCGGGGCACGCGGAATTGCTCACCTTGGGGTTATAAAAGCTCTTCAGGAAGCTGGTATTAACTTTTCAGAGATATCAGGAACCAGTGCAGGCTCAATAGTCGGTGCTCTTTTCTCATATGGTTATACCACTGATGACATCCTTGATATTGTTAAAGAGGTCAAAGCCTTTCGGTTCTTGCAACCCGCCATGAGTTGGAGGGGGATTCTCAAAATGGATGTAATGCATAAATTCCTGGAGAAATACATACCTCAAAATAACTTTGAAGCACTGAAAATTCCTCTACATGTTGCAGCAACCAACCTAAGGACCGGTTTAACTGAGTTTTTTAGCACGGGTAAGCTCATTGGGGCCATATGTGCTTCATCGTGCATACCCGTATTATTTGATCCTATCGAATTTGAAGGAGAACTTTATATTGACGGAGGTATATTGAATAACCTGCCTTGCGAGCCTTTGAGAAAGAATTGTGATGTAATTATAGGCTCACATTCCAATCCGATTGATCATAATTTTGAGCCTAAAAATGCTCGCTTGGTTATGGAGAGAGCGTTATTGCTGGCAATCGGCTGTAATGTCTACAGCAGAAGTAGCCAATGCGATTTTTTTATAGAACCTTTGGGGCTTGAAAGTTATAAAGTGCTTGATCTGACCAATGTTGATGATATTTATAAGATAGGATACGAACAAGCCGTAAAGCAGATAAAAGAACAAAAAATAACAGAAACCTGTAAAGTATGA